Proteins encoded in a region of the Candidatus Zixiibacteriota bacterium genome:
- the pseI gene encoding pseudaminic acid synthase yields MHDIVIANKIIGSGYPPFIIAEMSANHNQSLERALEIVEAAARAGAHALKLQTYTADTMTLDINEKEFKIDDPKSLWNGYSLYKLYEKAYMPWEWHKPIFKRCEELGIIGISTPFDLTAVDYLEKLNVPAYKVASFENQDIPLLKRIAETGKPVIISTGLANVAELDETVRTVRKAGNNDIILLKCTSSYPASPESTNIRTIPHMKSLFDTQVGLSDHTLGIGVSVASVALGATAIEKHFTLNRSDGGVDSAFSLEPDEMKSLVEETMHGWQALGKISYSLTEKEKRSLQFKRSLYVAEDMKAGDIFTEKNMRLVRPGYGLPPKYYDIIAGKKVNCNIKKGSPIQWELVE; encoded by the coding sequence ATGCATGATATTGTCATTGCCAACAAAATAATCGGCAGCGGCTATCCGCCCTTTATAATTGCCGAGATGTCTGCCAATCATAACCAGTCACTTGAGCGCGCGCTGGAGATTGTCGAGGCGGCCGCGCGGGCTGGCGCTCATGCCCTTAAGCTTCAAACGTACACGGCGGATACTATGACTCTTGATATTAATGAAAAGGAATTCAAAATTGACGACCCCAAGAGCTTGTGGAATGGTTATTCGCTGTATAAACTATATGAGAAAGCATACATGCCCTGGGAGTGGCACAAGCCGATTTTCAAGCGCTGTGAGGAATTGGGTATTATAGGAATCAGCACGCCGTTTGATTTAACGGCGGTTGATTATCTTGAGAAATTGAATGTTCCGGCATACAAGGTAGCCTCGTTTGAAAATCAGGACATCCCTCTTTTAAAGCGAATCGCAGAGACTGGCAAACCGGTTATTATCTCAACCGGCCTGGCCAATGTCGCTGAGCTTGATGAAACGGTAAGAACTGTACGCAAAGCAGGCAATAATGACATCATCCTGCTTAAATGTACCAGCAGTTATCCGGCATCGCCCGAGTCGACAAATATCAGAACTATCCCGCATATGAAAAGCTTGTTCGATACTCAAGTAGGTTTATCTGACCATACGCTGGGAATAGGCGTGTCGGTAGCGTCGGTAGCATTGGGGGCGACAGCGATTGAAAAGCATTTCACTCTTAATCGGTCGGATGGAGGTGTTGATTCTGCTTTTTCACTTGAACCGGATGAGATGAAATCGCTTGTAGAGGAAACAATGCATGGCTGGCAGGCATTGGGCAAGATAAGCTATAGCCTGACTGAAAAAGAGAAAAGATCGCTTCAGTTTAAGCGGTCACTGTATGTGGCTGAGGATATGAAAGCCGGAGATATATTTACAGAGAAAAACATGAGGTTGGTCAGGCCGGGTTACGGATTGCCGCCTAAGTATTATGATATTATCGCTGGCAAGAAAGTCAATTGTAATATTAAGAAAGGCTCTCCTATTCAATGGGAGCTTGTCGAATAG
- a CDS encoding glycosyltransferase family protein, protein MRVVATIEARMTSSRLPGKVLMPLLKKPALERMIERVKYARYIDEIVVATTVNKTDDPIVELCGRLGVGYYRGSEEDVLNRVLNTARNAKADLICELTGDCPLIDPLIIDQVVTAHCSGSYDHTSNFLNQRTFPVGLDVQVFPTKVLEEVSRLTDDPIDHVHVSYFIYCNPKLFRLNGITANPEVFGPDIRITLDTKEDYKLIQKIYTFLYNESSIFYAKDIVKFIKDNPELMTINRHVRQKTAEEG, encoded by the coding sequence ATGAGAGTTGTAGCCACAATTGAAGCCAGAATGACTTCCTCGAGGCTGCCAGGCAAAGTATTGATGCCTTTGCTGAAGAAACCGGCTTTGGAACGCATGATCGAGCGAGTAAAGTATGCGCGTTATATTGATGAAATCGTTGTTGCGACTACAGTGAATAAAACTGACGATCCAATAGTCGAGCTATGCGGCCGGCTTGGTGTTGGTTATTACCGCGGCAGCGAGGAGGATGTTTTAAATCGTGTGCTTAATACCGCCCGGAATGCAAAAGCGGACTTGATATGCGAACTCACCGGCGATTGTCCTTTAATAGACCCGCTGATTATAGACCAGGTAGTCACAGCTCATTGTTCGGGGAGCTATGATCACACATCCAATTTTCTAAATCAGCGAACATTTCCTGTAGGTCTGGATGTGCAGGTATTTCCAACTAAAGTGTTAGAAGAGGTTTCGAGGCTAACCGATGACCCTATCGATCATGTGCATGTATCCTATTTTATTTACTGCAATCCAAAGTTGTTCAGGCTTAACGGCATCACTGCAAACCCTGAAGTTTTCGGACCGGATATCCGAATTACGCTTGATACTAAAGAGGATTATAAACTTATTCAAAAGATATATACATTTCTTTATAATGAAAGTTCGATATTTTATGCAAAGGATATTGTTAAATTCATAAAGGATAACCCCGAATTAATGACTATAAACCGGCATGTAAGACAAAAAACGGCAGAGGAAGGATAA
- a CDS encoding Gfo/Idh/MocA family oxidoreductase, protein MTHYKAAIIGCGMIGSMCDSPEDENIISHAHAYHAHKHFDISCCCDINSQSIVNFKMKWGKHIRAYSDVEELLRNENIDVVSIASSTETHAEILYKVLTKESVRLVICEKPFVSTLDELDTIKNIIKMHPEKILLINYSRRYDPGFQKLADMIIGNELGKTIAFNAAFTKGLYHNGCHMLELIERLFGSIKKVTANDSAVIDDDLYGCYFIETQQCVGHITNLVTYGYSLFEMDILFENGRIRIGNSGHRLEIHKPKEAAFYKGYSFLYPAFKIEDSLNTSMLHTIEIGRQLLEDKHLKNNEIFESHLALSEKLLILKNNLMSGAVTTSFEQIGKAKDNEYVGDSWRTESPQETISSL, encoded by the coding sequence ATGACGCATTATAAAGCGGCAATAATCGGCTGCGGCATGATTGGCAGCATGTGTGATTCCCCCGAGGACGAAAACATTATCAGTCATGCCCATGCATATCATGCCCATAAACATTTTGATATTTCCTGCTGCTGCGATATAAACAGTCAATCTATCGTTAATTTCAAAATGAAATGGGGCAAGCATATTAGAGCATATTCTGATGTTGAAGAGCTTTTAAGAAACGAGAATATTGATGTGGTCTCTATAGCATCCTCAACGGAAACGCATGCCGAAATACTGTACAAGGTTTTAACGAAAGAATCGGTTCGTTTGGTAATCTGTGAAAAACCATTCGTATCGACACTGGATGAATTAGATACAATAAAAAATATCATCAAAATGCATCCGGAGAAAATATTGTTAATAAATTATTCAAGAAGATACGATCCGGGATTTCAGAAATTGGCTGATATGATAATCGGAAATGAATTGGGCAAGACGATAGCTTTCAATGCGGCATTCACCAAAGGGCTTTACCATAATGGATGTCATATGCTGGAATTGATTGAAAGACTGTTTGGCAGTATAAAAAAAGTAACCGCAAATGATAGTGCTGTAATCGATGATGACCTATACGGCTGCTATTTTATTGAGACACAACAATGCGTCGGACATATTACCAATTTGGTTACATACGGATATAGTTTGTTTGAGATGGATATTCTCTTTGAGAATGGACGAATAAGAATTGGCAACTCAGGCCATCGGCTTGAAATACATAAGCCAAAAGAAGCGGCGTTTTATAAAGGCTATAGTTTTCTTTATCCGGCTTTTAAAATTGAAGACAGCCTGAATACAAGCATGCTGCATACAATCGAAATAGGCAGGCAACTGCTTGAAGATAAACATCTGAAAAATAATGAAATATTTGAAAGCCATCTGGCATTAAGCGAGAAACTATTAATTTTGAAAAACAATTTAATGTCAGGTGCGGTTACAACATCATTTGAGCAAATTGGAAAGGCTAAGGATAATGAGTATGTTGGCGATTCATGGCGGACAGAAAGTCCGCAAGAAACCATTTCCAGCTTATAA
- a CDS encoding DegT/DnrJ/EryC1/StrS family aminotransferase — translation MSMLAIHGGQKVRKKPFPAYKVIGEEEKQAVMEVLNSGILSRYLGCWHADFYGGPQVQSLEKEWAQHFSVKHAIAVNSCTSGLYCAVGAAGVAPGDEIIVSPYSMSCSATAPLIYGAVPVFADIEEDYYCLDPDSVESKITERTKAILVVDIFGQPYDAGRINSIAEKHGLIVIEDCAQAPNARYNNKFAGTLGDIGVHSLNYHKHIHCGEGGMIVTDNDDLADKVRLIRNHAEAVVEAKGTADLTNMVGFNYRMTEMEAAVARCQLKKLNSLMKRRQDNCRYLNERFAEIEAIEHTRIREHCEHAYYVQPLKFKEETAGVSRNVFIDAVKAELPTSELREKEGVLISCGYVKPLYLQPIFQNKIAYGSSGFPFKGPHYKGKIDYSKGICPTAERMHEKELFYHDLMHASFSRADLDDVIAAFMKVWENRKKLASEPVLGKKNYQKLVLN, via the coding sequence ATGAGTATGTTGGCGATTCATGGCGGACAGAAAGTCCGCAAGAAACCATTTCCAGCTTATAAAGTAATAGGCGAGGAAGAAAAACAGGCGGTGATGGAGGTTTTAAATTCGGGAATTTTATCCCGCTACCTCGGTTGTTGGCATGCCGATTTCTATGGAGGGCCGCAAGTTCAGAGCCTTGAGAAAGAATGGGCACAACATTTCAGTGTTAAGCATGCCATAGCTGTTAATTCCTGCACCTCCGGGCTTTATTGCGCAGTTGGCGCCGCCGGAGTTGCGCCGGGCGATGAAATAATCGTATCGCCTTACTCGATGAGCTGTTCGGCAACAGCTCCGCTTATCTATGGCGCTGTACCGGTGTTTGCCGATATAGAGGAAGATTATTATTGTCTCGATCCTGATTCGGTTGAGTCTAAAATCACCGAGCGAACAAAGGCAATCTTAGTTGTAGATATTTTTGGTCAGCCATACGATGCCGGTAGAATTAATTCGATAGCTGAAAAGCATGGTCTTATTGTGATTGAGGATTGTGCGCAGGCGCCTAATGCGCGATATAACAATAAATTTGCCGGAACGCTGGGGGACATAGGAGTCCATTCGCTGAATTATCATAAACATATTCATTGCGGTGAAGGCGGTATGATAGTTACTGATAATGACGACTTAGCTGATAAAGTGCGCTTGATTCGCAATCATGCCGAAGCAGTGGTTGAAGCCAAAGGAACTGCCGATTTGACAAACATGGTCGGCTTTAATTACAGGATGACCGAAATGGAAGCCGCGGTTGCTCGCTGTCAGTTGAAAAAATTGAATAGCTTAATGAAAAGACGACAGGATAATTGCCGCTATTTGAATGAAAGATTCGCTGAGATAGAAGCTATAGAACACACTCGGATTAGAGAGCATTGCGAGCATGCCTATTATGTTCAGCCCCTGAAGTTCAAAGAGGAAACCGCTGGCGTTTCTCGAAATGTATTTATCGATGCCGTAAAAGCTGAACTGCCGACAAGCGAACTCAGAGAAAAAGAAGGCGTTTTGATTTCCTGTGGTTATGTTAAGCCTTTGTATCTACAGCCAATTTTTCAGAATAAGATTGCTTATGGCAGCAGCGGTTTTCCATTTAAAGGGCCGCATTACAAAGGAAAAATAGATTATTCCAAAGGGATATGTCCGACAGCTGAAAGAATGCACGAAAAGGAATTGTTTTATCATGATCTTATGCATGCCTCATTTTCACGGGCTGACCTTGATGATGTAATAGCGGCATTTATGAAAGTATGGGAGAATCGTAAAAAACTGGCATCAGAACCGGTATTAGGTAAAAAGAATTATCAAAAGCTGGTTTTGAATTAA